AACTAAATACTTGTCACAGACGGACGCCTGCGGTATAGTGAGAATTTAAACTTCAAAAAAAATGCAACGCAATTATTTAATTTTTTTAAATTCAGAATCTGATGTAAAAAGAGGAATTTGATTTAATAATGCAGATGATGCGATGATTGCATCAGGAATCTTGATTTTGTATTTCTTTCTTAGTAAAATTGCTTTACTTTCAATTTCATCTGTATATCCGTGTTTTTTATGAAAGGATAATAATTCTTTGATAACAGATTCAG
This portion of the Chitinophagaceae bacterium genome encodes:
- a CDS encoding PIN domain-containing protein, with translation MNGKGSIFVDTNMFIYLLEGNNYAAEALLNKDIHFSFITKIELLGNPHVDEKAESVIKELLSFHKKHGYTDEIESKAILLRKKYKIKIPDAIIASSALLNQIPLFTSDSEFKKIK